From the genome of Candidatus Nealsonbacteria bacterium CG07_land_8_20_14_0_80_39_13:
TAATTGTAAAAGACCTTGCGGACTTCTATATTCTCACGATAACAAAACCTTGAAATAATACAATACTATTAACGGATATTACATTCTTTCAAGGACGGAAATTCCCAGTAGAGATAAAGCTTCTTTCAGCGTCTTATTGACGGCGAAAGTCAAAGCTAAGCGGAATTTTTTCTTCTCTTCTGTTTCCGCTTTTATTATCTTGTGAAAATTGTATAAGGAGTTATATTTTTGAGCCAAATCAAAAGAAAATTCACAGACAATATTGGGCGAAAACCTTGTAGCCGCTTTTTCAACTGCTTCAGGAAATTTAAAAATCGCTCTCAAGACAGCCTCCTCTTCCTTATTAATAATCCCCCCGTCTGTCGGGAAAATTACTTCTTGGCCCGCTTTCTTCAAAACGCTTTCTGTTCTGGCGCAGACATACTGCAAATAAGGGCCGGAATCGCCTTTCAAATTAAGCATTTTATCCCAATCAAAAATAATATCTTTTTTATATTGCTGGGACAAATCATTGTATTTCACCGCTCCGATGCCGACGGCCTTAGCTATTTCCTTATCTTCGCTGATTTTTTCCGCCCGCTCAACAGCCTCATTAAGGATATTTTCCAAATGAATAGTTTCTCCCTTTCTGGTGGAAAACTTTCCATGAATATTTCTTATCAAGCCATGGCTGACATGAAAAAAATCTTCTTTTTTGCGCCAGCCTAAAAGCTCAACCGCCCGAAACAATTGCTTCAGGTGCAGGGATTGGTCAGCTCCGACTTCGTAAATAAACAAATCCGGCTTCCACTTCTTAAGGCGGTATTTTATGGTCGCTAAATCACGAGTCAGGTAAGTGGTTGTCCCATTTGATTTTAAAAGCATTGACGGCGGCAATTCATTGCCAGGATACTCAATTATTAAGGCGCCTTGACTCTCGGAAGCAATTTTCTTTTTAACCGCCTCTTTGATAATTTCATCCATTTTCCCTTCACGAACATAAAAACTTTCTCCCATACAATGGTCTATTTTCACTCCCAAAAGAGAATATATTCTTCCAAATTCTTTCAGACTCGTTTCAACGCAAAATTCCCAAATCTTCTTTGCTTCCTTGTCCCCCTTTTCCAGCTTCTTAAACCAAATCCTCGCCTCCTCCTCCATTATGGGATTACTTTGCGCCTCCTTATGAAATCTAATATAAATTTTTTCCAAGTCATCAATCGTAAGATTTTCCAAAACCAATTTTTCTTCCTTAATCTGGCGGATAAGCTTTCCGAATTGAGTGCCCCAATCCCCGAGATGGTTTACTCCGATGCATTTCCATCCTAAAAACTTATAAATATTGTAAACAGCTTGGCCGATTATAGTTGACCTTAAATGTCCGACACCGAAAGATTTGGCTATATTAGGAGAAGAATAATCAATAACAACAACTTTCTTTTCCCCTCCCTTTTTAGAACCTCTTTTTTTCTTATCACATGACTTGTTCAGGAAATCCAAAAGAGCTTTTTGGGAAACAAAAAAATTAATAAATCCCGGCTCAACAGCTTCTATTTTTTCAAATAGCCTGTCTTTCCTGTCCATAGACTTCAGTTCTCCAATGATTTTTAAAGCAACTTCCATGGGCGATTTTTTGATTTCTTTGGCAATTCTCATCGCCGTATTTACAGAATAATCTCCGAAAATTTCTTCCGTGGCTCCATCAACATCTATTCTCGGCATTTCAAAATCCGAAAAAAACCTTTCTTTCTGAAGGTTTTTTATCGCCCTTTCCACCATTTTCCCAATTTCCTCCTTAACCATAATACTTTCATCATATCGGAATTTACCGCCCAAAACAAGCATTATCTATAAAATTTTGCTAAGATAAAAACATAAAAACTATAAACAAAGATATGGATAATGTTTTAAGCGAAAACAGAAAGGCCTATTTTAACTACGAAATCATGGATAAATTCTCAGCCGGGATGGTTTTATTCGGCCACGAAGTGAAATCAATAAGAACGGGCAAGATGAGCTTGGTCGGCTCTTATGTCACTTTGCGGAACAACGAGGCTTATTTGACGGGCGCCAACATCCATCCCTATCAGCCCAAAAATATTACCGAAGGTTATAATCCAAAAAGAGACAGGAGGCTTCTTTTGAGGAAAAATGAGATAAACGAGCTTATCGGCAAAACAGAGCAAAAAGGCTTGACTTTGGCCCCCTTAAAGGTTTATACTGTAAAAGGTTTAATAAAGTTGGAATTCGCTATAGCCAAAGGAAAGAAGAAGGCTGATAAGCGCGAATCAATTAAAAAACGCGAATCCGACAGGGAAATAAGAAGAGCCTTCAAAAATAGCGTAATATCTTGAACCTATGTATTATGTTTATGTATTAAGAAGCCTAAAAGATAAAAAATTATACACAGGACATACCAATAATTTATCAGAAAGAATTGAGGAATATAATAAAGGATTGGCAAAGTCCACCAAAAATAGAAGACCTTTTGAATTGCTTTATTATGAAGCATCTAATATATTAGAGGATGCCGTAAAAAGAGAAAAATCACTGAAAACTGGCTTCGGTAGGGCATATTTAAAAAGAAGGATAAGCGGACTCTAAAAATACCTCAACAAAAAATGGTTGGGGCCTCGCCCGCAACGCTTCGCAAGCGAGCAAGCTCGCTTGCTCGCGTAGCGATGCGGACGGGGATGAATGTTTTGATGAAAAACTGATTCAAAACAAGCAAGCCAAGTCGCTGAATCTTGTAAAAAATCAGCAAAAAAGTAAGTGTAAACTCATTTACAAAAGTTAAAGACGCGTTTGTTTCTGCTTTCAGCGGAAGAATGGCTTTAGCTCCTGTCTGCGCTTAAAAACCGTAGGCCATCTGACTTATTAATTCTCGCTAAATAAAATCAGGTGTCATATCAGCGAGATGGGCGGTATTCTCCGAATGCAGGAATTCCGCTAAGACAATTGCATTCAAGGCACAGGAATTTTGCTTAGTTTATAGCCTGCGCCCCTTAAAAACTAAGCTAAGCTTGTAGAATTGTTTTGGAAAATTTTTCAGACGCGGGTTCAATCCCGCCATCTCCACAACAAATTTTGCTGTCGCAGAATTTGATCCCAAATTACTCACACAAATTACACTAAAAATGCCTCAAAATTTCAAAAGAACTTTCATTAACGGCCAAATAAGGGCTAAGGAAGTAAGACTAATAGACGAAACCGGCGCCCAGCTTGGAGTAATAAAAATAGAAGAGGCGCTCCAGATGGCTAAAGACCGCAACTCCGATCTAATTCAGGTCACAGAAAAAGTAGATCCTCCTGTCTGTAAAATAATGGACTATGGAAAATATTCATATCGGCAGGAAAAGAAAAAAAAGGAAGAAAAGAAACACCAGAAAGGAGGAGAAATGAAAACAATCAGATTAAGCTTCAATATTTCCATTCATGATATGGAGACAAGGGTTAGACAAGCGGAAAAATTTTTAAAAAAGGGAAGCGTCGTAAAAATAAAATTGAGACTCAGTGGGAGAGAAAAAGCCCTGCAGGAAGTGGCTAAAGGGAAAATAAGTAAATTTATTGAAATTTTGCAGGAAAAAGTTCCCGTCAAAACAGAGAAGGAAATAAAAAGAGAGGGAAGAGGACTGACGATGACAATTATGAAAGACACAACCCAGCGTAATGCTGTTGTTGCGCCCAAAGCAGAAACCTCTAACAGGGTTGACCAATCGACGCCAATCAGCTAATATGACAAACATATGAAAATAAAAACTCGCAAATCAATCACGAAACGTTTTAAGGTTACCAAAAACGGAAAGATTCTAAGAAGGCCATGTGGCCAGGACCATTTGCGTTCAAAAAAAACAGGAGAACAGGTCAGGAAGAAAAGAAAATGGGCAACTGTTTCAGATTCTGAAATAAAGAAAATAAAAAAATTACTGCATATATAATATGGTAAGAGTAAAAAGAGGAACAACGGCGAATAAAAGAAGAAAAGGTATCTTGAAATATACCAAGGGTTTTTGCTGGGGAAGAAAATCTAAATTCAAGGCAGCTAAAGACGCTATACGCCATGCTTGGGGTCACGCCTTTAAGGACAGAAGAGTGAAGAAAAGAACCTTCCGCCGGCTTTGGCAGATCAGAATAAATGCCGCCTGCAGAGAACAAGGAATCCCTTATAATCAACTCATCTTTAAACTTAAAGAAAAAAATATCATAATTGACAGAAAAGTCTTGTCAGAACTGACGGAAACCAATCCGGAAATATTCAACAAAATCATCTCCGAATTGAAATAAATTCTTGTTTTGCGGTTTCGGCTTCGTTCCATGGAATTTTTTTGCCGTTAGCCAAACACATCCATAATTCACTCCCCTTTCCCGTTGATATAATAACATCGCCCGGCTTTGCCGAGGCGATGGCTTTTTTTATCGCCTCCCTTCTGTCCAATATCTTCCATAATTTTGAATTTTGAATTTCATTTATAATTTGTAATTTGTAATTTCCGGCCAGAGGCCGGTCAGCCTTTGGCTGAGAGATTTGCGAAAAACCGCTTTCAATTTCTTCTATAATTTTAAGCGGATTTTCGTCATACGGGTCTTCATTAGTCAAAATAACCTCATCGCAATACTGGCCGGCAATTTTCCCAAGAATAGGCCGCTTCCATTTATCTCTCCCTCCTCCGCAAGATCCCAAAAGACAAATCAGTCTCCCGTCCTTAGGTTTTACTGTTTGATAAACTTTTTCCAACGCTTCCGGCGTAACCGCGTAATCAACAAAAAACTTAAACGGCTCCGAAATAACAAGCTGCATCCTGCCGGGAATTTCCCTCACTTTTTCTAAAGCATTTTTACAGATATTTAAATCAATCCCTTGGGAAAGCCCGACGCAAATCGCCGCCAAAGCATTATAAATATTAAAATCACCAATTAAGCGAAGGCTTAATTTAATATTTTGATTGTTCACCTCGCCATGATTTAAGCCATAAGTATATTTTTTTCTTGCCGTGTATTTCAAAAAATGCTCCGTATTTTTATCCTCCGCATTCACAACATGGACTCCCTTGGCCACCTGAAAAAGCCTCTCTTTGGCCTTTCTGTAATTTTCAAAAGAACCGTGGCTTTCAATGTGTTCCGGCTCCAGATTAGTGAAAACGGCTGTATCAAAATTAATAAAAGAATGACGGTGCTGTTTAATCCCTTCTGAACTTACCTCAAGAACCGCGTATTGGCAACTGGAATCAACCGCCTGCCTTAAAAATTTCTGGATAACCATCCTGCCCGGCATGGTCATTTTCAAGGGGTTGCTCCATTTTTTATTTTCAATTTTGAATCTTATTGAAGAAATTGAAGCAACCTTAAAACCGGCCTCTTCTAAAATGGCTGTTATCAGGGAAACTGTTGTTGATTTCCCATTGGTGCCGGTAACGCCGATTACCTTCAGTTTTCTTGAGGGAAAACGATAAATAATCGCTCCCAAAAACGGTAAAAAACAATGATACCAATCAATTAAAAACTCCGGCGTAATTTTTTTAATTATTTTCTTCAGAAACATAACATCTCTATTTTAACATATTTTTGTTGCAAAAAATCATCGACTGTGATAATGTGGGAATATGCCAATTACGGAATCGACAAAAAAAGCGTTGCGCCAATCCAAGAAAAAAAGATTAAGCAACATCAATTACAATAAAAAAATCAAAGACCTTAGTAAGGAGCTGGCTCTTTTAGTTTCACAGAAGAAGATGGATGAAGCCAAAAAACTCCTGCCTCAAGTTTACAAAATCATAGACAAGGCGACCAAAGTGAACGTGCTTAAAAAGAACACCGCCTCCAGAAGGAAATCAAAAATGGCCAGAATGGCCGGCTAAATCTCGGCTATTAACAGGTCAAGTCCGGCCTTAATGTCTATCACTCCGGTTTTAATGTCACAATCTGCCTGAAAAATTTTCCGGTAGATTTTTTTTAGGACAGGATAAGAAAATTTTGTGGCTTGGGCATAAGTTTTTTGAAGGACAAAGGGATGAAGCCCGACTTCCTTAACCATCTTTCCAAAAGATACATTCTTATCAATAAGGCTTCTGATATTCAAAAGATTTTTAAATTGATATTGTATCATGGAAAAAATATAAAAAGGCGACTCTCCTTTATCCATATGCCGACGGATAAAGAAAAGGGCTTTCTTCTTGTTGTTTTCAGCCACAGCGTCAATTGTTCTAAAGATATCAACCTCGTATTTCGGCCTCACTAAAACGCCCACATCTTCAGCGCTTATTGTTTTTTCTTTCATTTTATAGCCGGCCAATTTTCTGATTTCATTATTGAGACGCCACATATCATCGCCGGCAGAGGCGATTAATTTGCCTAAAGCCTCCGGAGATATCTTGACGCCGTATTCATCAAATTCTTTCTCTATCCAATTAACCAGATGCATCCCTTCTAAGAGCTTAAATTCCTGCGTTTTAGCGTTCTTAATCAAATATTTGAACAAAGAATCGCTTTTAAGAATCTTTCCTGTTTCATAAAAAACGAAAACGTCCTTAGAATCAAAAAAACTCTTACCCTTTTCAAGAAACTCTTTCTCTATATCTTTATCGGAAAAACAATTCCTCAAAATAACCAGTTTTTTTTCATCAAACATTGATACCGTCCGAGAGTCATTTCTGAAAGATTGGAAATCGTCTTTTTCTAAATCCACATACCTCAAATTCAATCCGCTTTTATGGATCTTTTTATACTGCCCTACTATCTCCTTCAGCTTTTGCCAGCTTCTATATGTATCCTGGCCATAAATAAATACAATCATAATTTTTGACAGAGAGGACAAAAATGAGCAGTTCTCCCGCCTATTTTCACACTCTCAATTATTGTCCCGCAAACAAAACACTTCTCCCCTTGCCTCCGATAAACTTTTATTTCTTTATCAAAATTTCCTTTTTCTCCGTTAATAT
Proteins encoded in this window:
- a CDS encoding arginine--tRNA ligase, encoding MLVLGGKFRYDESIMVKEEIGKMVERAIKNLQKERFFSDFEMPRIDVDGATEEIFGDYSVNTAMRIAKEIKKSPMEVALKIIGELKSMDRKDRLFEKIEAVEPGFINFFVSQKALLDFLNKSCDKKKRGSKKGGEKKVVVIDYSSPNIAKSFGVGHLRSTIIGQAVYNIYKFLGWKCIGVNHLGDWGTQFGKLIRQIKEEKLVLENLTIDDLEKIYIRFHKEAQSNPIMEEEARIWFKKLEKGDKEAKKIWEFCVETSLKEFGRIYSLLGVKIDHCMGESFYVREGKMDEIIKEAVKKKIASESQGALIIEYPGNELPPSMLLKSNGTTTYLTRDLATIKYRLKKWKPDLFIYEVGADQSLHLKQLFRAVELLGWRKKEDFFHVSHGLIRNIHGKFSTRKGETIHLENILNEAVERAEKISEDKEIAKAVGIGAVKYNDLSQQYKKDIIFDWDKMLNLKGDSGPYLQYVCARTESVLKKAGQEVIFPTDGGIINKEEEAVLRAIFKFPEAVEKAATRFSPNIVCEFSFDLAQKYNSLYNFHKIIKAETEEKKKFRLALTFAVNKTLKEALSLLGISVLERM
- a CDS encoding SsrA-binding protein: MDNVLSENRKAYFNYEIMDKFSAGMVLFGHEVKSIRTGKMSLVGSYVTLRNNEAYLTGANIHPYQPKNITEGYNPKRDRRLLLRKNEINELIGKTEQKGLTLAPLKVYTVKGLIKLEFAIAKGKKKADKRESIKKRESDREIRRAFKNSVIS
- a CDS encoding excinuclease ABC subunit C; the encoded protein is MYYVYVLRSLKDKKLYTGHTNNLSERIEEYNKGLAKSTKNRRPFELLYYEASNILEDAVKREKSLKTGFGRAYLKRRISGL
- a CDS encoding translation initiation factor IF-3, whose product is MPQNFKRTFINGQIRAKEVRLIDETGAQLGVIKIEEALQMAKDRNSDLIQVTEKVDPPVCKIMDYGKYSYRQEKKKKEEKKHQKGGEMKTIRLSFNISIHDMETRVRQAEKFLKKGSVVKIKLRLSGREKALQEVAKGKISKFIEILQEKVPVKTEKEIKREGRGLTMTIMKDTTQRNAVVAPKAETSNRVDQSTPIS
- a CDS encoding 50S ribosomal protein L35 — encoded protein: MKIKTRKSITKRFKVTKNGKILRRPCGQDHLRSKKTGEQVRKKRKWATVSDSEIKKIKKLLHI
- a CDS encoding 50S ribosomal protein L20 — its product is MVRVKRGTTANKRRKGILKYTKGFCWGRKSKFKAAKDAIRHAWGHAFKDRRVKKRTFRRLWQIRINAACREQGIPYNQLIFKLKEKNIIIDRKVLSELTETNPEIFNKIISELK
- a CDS encoding 30S ribosomal protein S20, producing the protein MPITESTKKALRQSKKKRLSNINYNKKIKDLSKELALLVSQKKMDEAKKLLPQVYKIIDKATKVNVLKKNTASRRKSKMARMAG
- the holA gene encoding DNA polymerase III subunit delta, encoding MIVFIYGQDTYRSWQKLKEIVGQYKKIHKSGLNLRYVDLEKDDFQSFRNDSRTVSMFDEKKLVILRNCFSDKDIEKEFLEKGKSFFDSKDVFVFYETGKILKSDSLFKYLIKNAKTQEFKLLEGMHLVNWIEKEFDEYGVKISPEALGKLIASAGDDMWRLNNEIRKLAGYKMKEKTISAEDVGVLVRPKYEVDIFRTIDAVAENNKKKALFFIRRHMDKGESPFYIFSMIQYQFKNLLNIRSLIDKNVSFGKMVKEVGLHPFVLQKTYAQATKFSYPVLKKIYRKIFQADCDIKTGVIDIKAGLDLLIAEI